Proteins from a genomic interval of Rubinisphaera italica:
- a CDS encoding RNA polymerase sigma factor: protein MIRIQTGDNTAFNELVALHQRPLIGYFVRNTRDWQLAEDLSQETLLRVYNQAWDYLPVGRFKPWMYRVARNLLIDNVRKRSHDALIRAYQTRNEENDTGLSRIAGEFATPEEKLNDQEFCEIVDQMLEEIPEEQRQTFVLHHYVGLNLAEVAEIMDANAATTKSRLRLAREKLQEKLRPLGIKSATDTSAVS, encoded by the coding sequence ATGATTCGTATTCAGACCGGAGACAATACGGCTTTTAACGAACTGGTTGCGCTGCATCAGCGACCGCTCATTGGCTATTTTGTGCGAAATACGCGTGACTGGCAACTGGCTGAAGATTTGTCTCAGGAAACCTTGCTGCGAGTTTACAATCAGGCGTGGGATTATTTGCCGGTCGGACGCTTCAAACCCTGGATGTACCGAGTCGCTCGAAATCTGCTGATCGATAATGTTCGTAAGCGTTCTCACGACGCCTTAATTCGAGCTTACCAAACCCGCAATGAGGAAAACGATACGGGGCTCTCGCGTATCGCTGGTGAGTTTGCCACTCCTGAAGAGAAGCTGAACGATCAGGAGTTTTGCGAAATCGTCGACCAGATGCTCGAAGAGATTCCTGAAGAACAGCGACAGACATTTGTGCTGCATCATTATGTGGGGCTCAATCTGGCGGAAGTTGCTGAGATTATGGATGCCAATGCCGCGACCACCAAAAGTCGATTACGACTCGCTCGCGAAAAACTGCAGGAGAAACTCCGTCCGCTCGGGATTAAATCAGCCACGGATACTTCGGCAGTCAGTTGA
- a CDS encoding lactate racemase domain-containing protein, whose amino-acid sequence MAHYQFTYGNDRKFSFELNESLVRWAQTGPATNSDITAAIQATLSDPLDYPPVHEAVVPGDRVAIVVDPETPSWPEIVSVIGSQLEKRGVEPSSLRISLNAEVESNNQAGVSKVPYAIVPHEQVMEGRAVYLASTAEGERIYLPEEIGEADYIISIGRFGFDDHWGYRGTHSTVFPAFATEDEKAKYLGKGHQELSPEDSRGVRQIIDEIGWLLGLQYCVQVIPSGSGELSQVLSGACDSVYQKSVSLLNDAWRSTIPTRAETVIVSIPHANEVDAWAATARACRVAEKLTTDDGRVIIMTDLQKFPEDLHRQFEASSDAGQVLRALNRSPYPQARAVAALASLANRFKVYLRSNLEQDVVESLFCIPLADEEELRNALQGGESYALLQGGQFAYVDSAN is encoded by the coding sequence TTGGCACACTATCAATTTACTTACGGCAACGATCGAAAATTTTCGTTCGAACTCAACGAATCTCTCGTCCGCTGGGCTCAAACGGGGCCTGCCACCAATTCCGATATCACCGCAGCGATCCAGGCGACGTTGAGTGATCCGCTCGACTATCCCCCAGTTCACGAAGCCGTTGTCCCTGGCGATCGTGTCGCGATTGTCGTCGATCCGGAAACGCCTTCCTGGCCGGAAATTGTGAGTGTCATTGGCAGTCAGCTGGAGAAGCGGGGAGTTGAACCAAGTTCATTACGAATTTCGCTCAATGCAGAAGTGGAATCAAACAATCAAGCGGGTGTTTCGAAGGTTCCCTATGCCATCGTCCCTCATGAACAGGTGATGGAAGGCCGTGCGGTCTATCTGGCCTCAACTGCTGAGGGAGAGCGAATTTATCTTCCCGAGGAAATTGGAGAAGCCGATTACATCATCTCCATTGGCCGATTCGGTTTCGATGATCACTGGGGCTATCGGGGCACGCACTCCACTGTATTCCCAGCTTTCGCGACCGAGGATGAAAAGGCGAAGTATCTCGGGAAAGGTCACCAGGAACTCTCTCCGGAAGATTCCCGTGGCGTCCGGCAAATCATCGATGAAATTGGTTGGCTACTCGGACTTCAGTACTGTGTGCAGGTGATTCCCTCGGGATCAGGCGAACTTTCACAAGTCCTTTCCGGGGCTTGCGATTCCGTCTATCAGAAATCGGTTTCACTGCTCAATGACGCCTGGCGTTCGACCATTCCGACTCGGGCTGAAACCGTCATCGTCTCGATTCCTCATGCCAATGAAGTCGATGCCTGGGCCGCAACTGCACGGGCTTGTCGAGTTGCCGAAAAGCTAACGACTGACGATGGTCGCGTCATTATCATGACCGATCTGCAGAAATTTCCGGAAGACCTGCATCGACAATTCGAAGCCTCCTCCGATGCCGGTCAGGTGTTGCGAGCACTCAACCGCAGTCCCTATCCTCAAGCACGAGCGGTGGCTGCGCTGGCAAGCCTGGCGAATCGGTTTAAGGTCTATCTGCGTAGTAATCTCGAACAGGATGTCGTCGAGAGTCTGTTTTGCATCCCCTTGGCCGATGAAGAAGAACTCCGAAATGCTCTGCAGGGCGGCGAATCCTATGCTCTGCTCCAGGGCGGGCAATTTGCTTATGTCGATTCTGCAAACTAA
- a CDS encoding substrate-binding domain-containing protein: MIPRFARFSFRPYVVVTALTLAMLSSCTKPENSGGKSTVGKDDKVSLAFITNVVASFWEVAEKGAEAAGKDFNADVKIFMPTDYAAEQKRIVEDLLIRGIDGIAITVIDQEGQMDMLNSAAEQTNLVTHDSDAPETNRLCYIGIDNYDAGLACGELVKQAIPEGGEIMLYVGNLDQINARLRRQGVIDAVLGREPDSSRYDNPGEVVKNDKYTILDTRTDGADFAKAKADASDTISKYPNLACMVGLFAYNPPLCLQAVKDAEKLDQIKIVGFDEEGGTLQGIIDGEIFGTVVQNPYMYGYDSIRILAGLARGEDLKTLMKATEGVLVEEDETILFPARIIKKTPNPEAKNEFEVETFWARLKELTE, from the coding sequence ATGATTCCACGATTCGCTCGATTTTCCTTTCGTCCTTATGTAGTTGTGACAGCTCTCACGCTTGCGATGCTGTCCAGCTGCACAAAGCCCGAAAATTCTGGTGGGAAAAGTACTGTCGGCAAGGATGACAAAGTTTCACTGGCTTTCATTACCAATGTCGTCGCCTCCTTCTGGGAAGTGGCTGAGAAAGGAGCCGAGGCTGCCGGGAAGGATTTCAATGCGGATGTCAAAATTTTCATGCCGACCGACTATGCTGCCGAGCAAAAGCGAATCGTGGAAGATCTGCTGATTCGGGGGATTGATGGCATTGCTATTACCGTCATCGACCAGGAAGGTCAAATGGACATGCTCAACAGCGCAGCCGAGCAGACGAATCTTGTCACCCATGATTCCGATGCTCCCGAGACAAATCGCCTCTGTTACATTGGTATCGATAATTACGACGCTGGCCTTGCCTGTGGCGAACTCGTTAAACAGGCCATTCCCGAAGGCGGCGAGATCATGCTGTATGTTGGCAATCTCGATCAGATCAATGCTCGTCTGCGACGTCAGGGAGTGATCGATGCGGTTCTCGGACGCGAGCCCGATTCGAGCCGATACGATAACCCCGGCGAAGTCGTCAAGAACGACAAATACACCATCCTCGATACCCGCACCGATGGAGCCGATTTCGCCAAAGCAAAAGCCGATGCTTCCGACACCATCTCCAAATATCCCAACCTCGCCTGCATGGTTGGCCTGTTCGCCTACAATCCCCCACTCTGTCTGCAAGCAGTCAAAGACGCTGAAAAACTCGATCAAATCAAAATCGTCGGATTCGATGAAGAAGGCGGTACGCTGCAAGGAATTATCGATGGAGAAATCTTCGGCACCGTCGTGCAAAACCCGTACATGTACGGGTACGACTCCATCCGCATTCTCGCTGGACTGGCTCGTGGTGAAGATCTGAAAACACTCATGAAGGCGACAGAAGGCGTGCTGGTTGAGGAAGATGAGACCATCCTCTTCCCAGCTCGAATCATCAAGAAAACACCGAATCCGGAAGCTAAAAATGAATTCGAAGTCGAAACCTTCTGGGCGAGATTGAAAGAGTTAACTGAGTAA
- a CDS encoding sugar ABC transporter ATP-binding protein: MNSSTPPRLEVRGITKQFPGVIALQDVDLHVAPGEVLAVVGENGAGKSTLMKILAGVQTADAGQMLIEGTATEFQSVDDALDAGIALIHQELNLSDNLDAAANIFLGREPNVLGWIRRSQMEQEARHFLSQVGLEISPRTLVRDLAIGQQQLIEIAKALSINAKVLIMDEPTSSLSQRETETLMQVIDQLREQGVSILYISHRLAEIQRIADRVTVLRDGQNAGELQKAEITHAAMVSRMVGRDVSRFYQRSSHQPGDVVLKVQDFSTTAWPTHRNTVTVRKGEIVGLAGLVGAGRSEFLRAVFGVDRPLTGSLEIDGESIPLQNVRSGIAAGLALVPEDRKQQGLILEMSIRENASLASLSAHAKHGCFVDAAYERDVCEEFQKSLGIRMAGPTQLVGLLSGGNQQKVVLAKWLALKPKVLLLDEPTRGIDIGAKEEIYHLIDQLAKAGVAILFASSEMEEIIGISDRVLVMREGEIKGELTREQLSEQAVMALATQD; the protein is encoded by the coding sequence ATGAATTCATCAACTCCACCACGTCTCGAAGTTCGCGGCATCACCAAACAGTTCCCCGGTGTGATCGCCTTGCAGGATGTCGATCTGCATGTCGCCCCTGGTGAAGTGCTGGCAGTGGTCGGCGAGAATGGAGCTGGCAAAAGTACGTTGATGAAAATTCTGGCCGGCGTGCAAACAGCCGATGCCGGTCAAATGCTGATCGAGGGAACTGCCACCGAATTCCAATCTGTGGATGATGCCCTCGATGCCGGGATCGCGTTGATTCATCAGGAGTTGAATCTCTCCGACAATCTCGATGCCGCCGCCAATATCTTTCTGGGACGCGAACCGAACGTCCTCGGCTGGATTCGTCGCTCTCAAATGGAACAGGAAGCTCGCCACTTTCTCTCTCAGGTCGGCTTGGAGATTTCTCCACGAACTCTCGTTCGAGATCTGGCGATCGGTCAACAGCAGTTGATTGAGATTGCCAAAGCTCTTTCCATCAATGCCAAAGTGCTCATCATGGATGAGCCGACCTCCTCGCTTTCACAGCGAGAAACCGAAACGCTGATGCAGGTGATCGATCAACTCCGCGAACAGGGCGTCAGTATTCTTTACATTTCTCATCGACTGGCGGAAATCCAACGAATCGCAGATCGGGTTACTGTATTACGTGATGGTCAGAATGCAGGCGAATTGCAGAAAGCAGAAATCACGCATGCTGCGATGGTCAGCCGCATGGTTGGCCGGGATGTTTCTAGATTCTATCAGCGATCCTCCCACCAACCGGGCGATGTCGTTCTCAAAGTGCAAGACTTTTCTACAACCGCATGGCCCACTCATCGGAATACGGTGACGGTTCGTAAAGGCGAAATAGTCGGACTGGCTGGTCTTGTGGGAGCAGGCCGCAGCGAATTTTTAAGAGCCGTCTTCGGAGTCGATCGACCGCTGACAGGGTCATTAGAAATTGACGGAGAATCGATTCCTCTGCAAAATGTCCGCTCTGGAATTGCAGCCGGGTTGGCACTCGTGCCGGAAGATCGCAAGCAGCAGGGCTTGATTCTCGAAATGTCGATCCGCGAAAACGCTTCGCTGGCAAGTCTGTCTGCGCATGCGAAGCATGGCTGCTTTGTAGATGCCGCTTACGAACGCGACGTTTGCGAGGAATTCCAAAAATCCCTCGGCATCCGCATGGCTGGTCCGACTCAACTGGTTGGCCTGCTCTCAGGCGGCAATCAGCAGAAAGTTGTGCTGGCTAAGTGGCTCGCTCTCAAGCCGAAAGTCTTACTGCTCGACGAACCAACTCGCGGCATCGACATCGGCGCCAAAGAAGAAATCTATCATCTGATCGATCAACTTGCCAAAGCTGGTGTCGCCATTCTATTCGCCAGCAGCGAAATGGAAGAAATCATCGGCATCTCCGACCGCGTCCTAGTCATGCGCGAGGGGGAGATCAAGGGAGAGCTGACCAGAGAGCAACTGAGCGAACAGGCGGTCATGGCGCTGGCGACGCAGGACTGA
- a CDS encoding class I SAM-dependent methyltransferase has protein sequence MSLFHRAFHLAHYVFPQGGTCLEFGVFKGGTYCYQAQQILEKYSGSTLIGFDSWQGLPVESSEVWAPQRHGPGEFAAPKTELLGKLSGLGIEPGDGQFRLIDGFFSDSLTDELRQTIHDVVFINVDVDIHRSTIELLNFVRPLLRPGVVIYWDDWKDPKDEAAEPWGEHLAWSEWYPNQEGLEVETIEVNPINQRSMLVTRVGDLKLSSPIPSLLEIRHHASQLAEAAQGAADLDSDYQHFLKLKGILRRIPLAKPMVRMLRAVMRR, from the coding sequence ATGAGCCTATTCCATAGAGCTTTCCATCTTGCACATTATGTCTTCCCTCAGGGAGGGACCTGTTTGGAATTCGGTGTATTCAAGGGGGGGACATACTGCTATCAAGCACAGCAAATTCTTGAGAAGTACTCCGGGTCCACCCTCATAGGCTTTGATTCATGGCAGGGCTTGCCTGTTGAGTCAAGTGAAGTCTGGGCACCTCAACGACATGGCCCCGGGGAATTCGCGGCTCCGAAGACCGAGCTACTTGGCAAACTCTCCGGTTTGGGGATTGAGCCTGGCGACGGACAGTTCCGTCTCATAGACGGCTTCTTCTCGGATAGCCTTACGGACGAATTGAGACAAACGATCCATGATGTTGTCTTCATCAATGTGGATGTTGACATACACCGCTCAACAATCGAACTTTTGAATTTCGTGCGGCCGTTGCTAAGGCCGGGTGTTGTGATCTACTGGGATGACTGGAAGGATCCAAAGGATGAAGCGGCTGAGCCTTGGGGGGAACATCTTGCTTGGTCCGAGTGGTACCCCAATCAGGAGGGGCTTGAGGTCGAGACTATAGAAGTCAATCCCATCAATCAACGCAGCATGCTCGTCACACGCGTTGGCGATCTAAAACTTTCGTCTCCAATTCCCTCGTTGTTAGAGATACGTCACCACGCGAGTCAGCTTGCCGAGGCTGCACAAGGGGCGGCAGATCTGGACTCCGATTATCAGCATTTTCTCAAGCTGAAAGGAATTCTTAGACGTATCCCCCTTGCCAAACCGATGGTCCGGATGCTTCGAGCCGTGATGAGACGATAA
- a CDS encoding phosphatidylglycerophosphatase A family protein: protein MTEPIIADQSVRHRSIRDGRVWLAVGLGTGLSPFAPGTFGTILGLPLVWGLSSLGVIGLWLIPVTILLFAVGVPICSSGAKHFERKDPPWVVFDEIAAFPILYILSPFTITTAILGFIIFRFFDILKPWPIKRFEKLAGGVGIMIDDTIAAVHSMIVLKIILMIIASGYVVS from the coding sequence ATGACTGAACCAATTATTGCCGATCAATCCGTCCGTCACCGTTCCATTCGTGATGGTCGGGTCTGGCTGGCGGTCGGCTTAGGAACCGGCCTCTCTCCATTTGCTCCAGGAACATTCGGCACAATTCTCGGCTTGCCACTCGTCTGGGGCTTAAGCAGTCTGGGTGTGATTGGCCTCTGGTTAATCCCAGTGACAATTCTGCTCTTTGCTGTAGGAGTGCCAATTTGCAGTTCAGGAGCCAAGCACTTCGAACGCAAAGATCCGCCGTGGGTCGTCTTTGACGAAATCGCGGCTTTTCCCATCCTTTATATTCTCTCGCCATTTACAATTACGACGGCAATCCTCGGCTTCATCATCTTCCGCTTTTTCGACATCCTCAAACCCTGGCCGATCAAACGCTTCGAAAAACTCGCAGGCGGCGTCGGCATCATGATCGACGATACGATTGCTGCTGTGCATTCGATGATTGTCCTGAAGATCATCCTCATGATTATTGCCAGCGGTTACGTCGTAAGTTGA
- a CDS encoding sulfatase-like hydrolase/transferase, producing the protein MRYLYMMIGLFFGIANIAQAADKPNILFLFADDQRTDTIGAWGNQHIQTPNIDSLVEQGFSFRNNYCFGSNSGAVCMPSRAMLHTGRMWMHSNNNMDGEVTLGELLREQGYETFATGKWHNGGKSILRSFEHGQNVFMGGMSDHTRVPLSDIQDGQLISRGIAKDGFSSEQFADAAVSFLKTQRGEQPFFAYVAFTSPHDPRNPTEKYREMYYNNRPPLPENFQPQLDFNNGNLVIRDEMLAAWPREKSVISDQLCEYYGLITHMDKQIGRILKALDEIGQRENTIIVYAADHGLGMGSHGLLGKQNVFEHSMKAPLIFVGPGIPQGKSSEAFTYLLDIYPTLCGQLEVEAPERVEGKSLSGIFKGEQKSVRDSIFLPYQNTQRSVRDERWKLCVYPQINFQQLFDLKNDPHEMHNLAEIPEYAMQKSKMLELMKTWQTEVGDEQTLTVKNPQPKTKDLTGHPRKPDVHQPKWIVEKYFD; encoded by the coding sequence ATGCGATACTTGTATATGATGATCGGACTATTTTTTGGCATAGCCAATATCGCTCAGGCTGCTGACAAGCCAAACATCCTTTTTCTATTTGCTGACGACCAACGAACAGACACCATTGGCGCCTGGGGAAATCAGCATATTCAGACTCCCAACATCGACAGCCTCGTCGAACAGGGATTCAGTTTCCGCAACAACTACTGCTTTGGCTCCAACAGTGGAGCCGTCTGTATGCCGAGCCGGGCGATGTTGCATACGGGCCGCATGTGGATGCACTCCAATAACAATATGGATGGCGAAGTCACACTCGGCGAACTTTTGCGGGAGCAGGGGTATGAAACCTTTGCGACTGGCAAATGGCACAACGGCGGGAAGTCGATTCTAAGAAGTTTCGAGCACGGCCAGAATGTTTTCATGGGAGGCATGTCCGACCACACTCGGGTTCCACTCTCAGATATTCAGGATGGCCAGCTGATTTCCCGCGGGATCGCCAAAGATGGTTTTTCGAGTGAACAATTTGCCGACGCAGCGGTTTCATTTTTGAAAACTCAGAGAGGCGAGCAGCCATTCTTTGCGTATGTCGCATTCACATCTCCTCACGATCCTCGGAATCCGACTGAGAAGTATCGTGAAATGTACTACAACAATCGCCCGCCTCTCCCGGAAAACTTCCAACCACAGCTCGACTTCAACAATGGCAATCTGGTCATCCGCGATGAAATGCTGGCTGCCTGGCCGCGAGAGAAATCGGTCATCAGCGATCAACTTTGTGAATACTATGGCTTAATCACTCACATGGATAAGCAAATCGGTCGCATTTTGAAAGCTCTCGATGAAATTGGACAACGTGAGAACACCATCATCGTTTACGCAGCCGACCACGGCCTCGGCATGGGTAGTCATGGTTTACTTGGAAAGCAAAACGTCTTTGAACACAGCATGAAAGCCCCTCTCATCTTTGTCGGCCCCGGAATTCCTCAGGGGAAATCGAGTGAGGCTTTTACCTATCTCCTCGACATCTATCCCACGCTATGTGGTCAACTTGAAGTGGAAGCTCCAGAACGAGTAGAAGGAAAAAGTCTTTCAGGAATTTTCAAGGGCGAACAGAAATCGGTACGCGATTCTATCTTTCTGCCCTATCAGAACACTCAACGGTCCGTCCGTGATGAACGCTGGAAGCTTTGCGTTTATCCACAGATCAATTTTCAGCAGCTGTTCGATCTGAAAAACGATCCTCACGAAATGCATAATCTGGCGGAGATTCCAGAATACGCCATGCAAAAATCAAAAATGCTCGAACTGATGAAAACCTGGCAGACAGAAGTCGGAGATGAGCAGACGTTAACCGTCAAAAATCCTCAACCCAAAACCAAAGACCTTACAGGCCATCCACGCAAACCCGATGTCCATCAGCCCAAGTGGATTGTCGAAAAATACTTCGACTAA
- a CDS encoding ThuA domain-containing protein, producing MRSIPLLILLLTACLNLTTSNRVIADDTKTKAPTKLKGLLITGGCCHDYENQKRIITEGLSQRLSISWDIVHEGGSGKDHKVSVYEKEGWAKDYEIIVHNECFGGVTDDEFVKSVAAAHYGGTPGVFIHCALHSYRNSTKGADSWREAIGLTSVRHDRAKLSLDVVNQAPDNPIMKAFPEKWETPNGELYQIDKIWENCTPLATAYSAENERDMVVIWSNQFGGTKMFGTSLGHHNETMNTDVWLDVVSRGVLWATNHLQENGKPEKGYEGTGVKPIVIGPIEAKPDPKFEKKN from the coding sequence ATGCGATCAATTCCTCTTCTGATACTCCTGCTTACGGCCTGTCTGAATTTGACAACTTCAAATCGTGTGATTGCAGACGATACTAAAACGAAAGCCCCAACCAAACTGAAAGGTCTCTTGATCACTGGAGGGTGCTGTCACGATTACGAAAATCAGAAACGAATCATTACCGAAGGTTTAAGCCAACGATTAAGTATCAGCTGGGATATTGTCCACGAAGGAGGTTCGGGGAAAGATCACAAGGTTTCTGTCTACGAAAAGGAAGGCTGGGCCAAGGATTACGAAATCATTGTCCACAACGAATGTTTTGGTGGTGTGACAGATGATGAATTTGTGAAATCGGTTGCGGCTGCTCACTATGGCGGAACACCAGGCGTCTTCATTCACTGTGCATTACACAGTTACCGCAACTCAACTAAAGGGGCGGACTCCTGGCGAGAAGCAATCGGACTGACTTCCGTTCGTCACGACAGAGCCAAACTTTCCCTCGATGTCGTGAATCAGGCTCCTGATAATCCGATCATGAAAGCGTTTCCAGAGAAATGGGAAACACCGAACGGTGAGCTCTATCAGATCGATAAAATCTGGGAGAACTGCACGCCACTGGCCACTGCTTACAGTGCGGAGAATGAACGTGACATGGTGGTGATCTGGTCGAATCAATTCGGTGGCACAAAAATGTTCGGTACTTCACTGGGACATCATAACGAGACCATGAACACCGACGTCTGGCTGGATGTTGTTTCCCGAGGCGTCCTCTGGGCAACCAATCACCTGCAGGAAAACGGTAAACCGGAAAAAGGTTATGAAGGCACGGGCGTTAAGCCGATCGTGATCGGGCCTATCGAAGCAAAACCAGATCCTAAGTTTGAAAAGAAGAATTGA
- a CDS encoding amidophosphoribosyltransferase: MAELFHECGIAAVYHLIHDDVSPLVPNNDQNQTAALIPRLLLDIQNRGQLAAGMTSYNTERKQLIRTHKDIGGVNEVFRLGRKEKAEQLIKEYNGRAAIGHVRYATCGTDDRSYAQPFERSHVQKSKWFSFGFNGQLANYQKLREQIEEQDDFHLARETDTEIIMHLLSQDFSIHGRGDLVGTMSRMSKKLDGAYNIVFLNARGDMFIARDPLGIRPVCYAIDGPMFAAASESVALWNLGFDNSSIRTLEPGEMILVQHGRIEKHRFAESPRKAHCFFEWIYFANAASSLDERSVYLSRTQLGVHLAKQERLEIDEDTIVVPVPDTAKSAASAMAYELNIPCLEGLMRNRYVGRTFIESKDRADKVRLKFTPLPEVFRNRKVILVEDSIVRSTTMKGLIDQIRVRGGAKEIHVRVACPPIISPCFYGIDMSNIGELFAPKFMDGPEMTPAIEAAMAKKLGADSLRYLPIDTLHESIGIEESSLCRACVNSEYPTEAGRELYQLALEYKDDPERAQSERAYDVQTLMSTRS; encoded by the coding sequence ATGGCCGAACTGTTTCACGAATGTGGCATTGCTGCGGTTTATCATCTCATTCACGATGATGTCTCCCCGCTTGTCCCAAATAACGACCAGAATCAAACAGCCGCTTTGATTCCTCGCCTGCTCCTCGATATTCAGAATCGAGGTCAGCTCGCAGCCGGAATGACGAGCTACAACACCGAGCGAAAGCAGCTCATCCGCACTCATAAAGATATTGGCGGAGTGAATGAAGTTTTCCGACTGGGACGCAAAGAAAAAGCCGAGCAACTGATCAAAGAGTACAACGGACGAGCCGCCATTGGCCACGTTCGCTACGCCACCTGCGGCACCGATGACCGCAGTTATGCACAACCGTTTGAACGTTCTCATGTGCAAAAATCCAAATGGTTCAGTTTTGGATTCAACGGCCAACTGGCCAACTATCAGAAACTTCGAGAGCAAATTGAAGAACAGGACGATTTCCATCTGGCTCGTGAAACCGATACGGAAATCATTATGCATCTGCTCTCTCAGGATTTCTCAATTCATGGCCGAGGCGATCTCGTCGGCACCATGAGCCGCATGAGTAAAAAACTCGATGGTGCTTATAACATTGTCTTCCTTAATGCTCGCGGCGATATGTTTATTGCTCGCGATCCTCTTGGCATCCGTCCAGTCTGTTATGCGATTGATGGCCCGATGTTTGCCGCGGCCAGCGAAAGTGTCGCGCTCTGGAATCTCGGTTTCGACAATTCCAGCATACGCACTCTTGAACCGGGTGAAATGATTCTCGTTCAGCATGGTCGCATCGAAAAACATCGATTTGCCGAAAGTCCTCGAAAAGCACATTGTTTCTTCGAATGGATCTACTTCGCCAACGCCGCCAGCTCTCTCGACGAACGCAGCGTCTATCTTTCACGAACACAACTCGGCGTACATCTGGCCAAGCAGGAAAGGCTGGAAATCGACGAAGATACTATTGTCGTTCCCGTTCCGGATACCGCCAAGTCTGCTGCTTCTGCGATGGCCTACGAACTGAATATTCCGTGTCTGGAAGGTTTGATGCGAAATCGTTATGTCGGGCGAACATTTATTGAATCGAAAGATCGAGCCGACAAAGTCCGCCTGAAATTCACTCCGCTCCCAGAAGTCTTCCGCAATCGCAAAGTGATTCTCGTCGAAGATTCGATCGTCCGCTCGACGACAATGAAAGGACTGATCGATCAAATCCGAGTTCGTGGTGGAGCCAAGGAAATTCACGTCCGCGTTGCCTGTCCGCCGATTATCTCTCCCTGCTTTTATGGCATCGATATGTCCAACATCGGCGAATTGTTCGCACCGAAATTCATGGACGGCCCGGAAATGACCCCGGCTATCGAAGCAGCGATGGCGAAAAAACTGGGAGCCGACTCCTTGCGATATCTTCCAATTGACACATTGCACGAAAGCATTGGCATCGAGGAAAGCTCACTCTGTCGTGCATGCGTCAATTCCGAGTATCCGACCGAAGCAGGTCGCGAACTGTATCAGCTGGCTCTTGAATACAAAGACGATCCTGAACGTGCACAAAGCGAGCGGGCTTATGATGTTCAGACTTTGATGTCGACGCGGTCTTAA
- the trpS gene encoding tryptophan--tRNA ligase — MRVLSGIQPTGRFHWGNYFGAIQQYIALQNNEQAFYFIANLHALTTVRDPALLQEYVWEAAVDLLALGLDPDQASLFVQSDVPEISELTWLLMTVTQMHLLEKCHAYKDKKAKGIAADAGLFTYPVLMAADIILYDSDVVPVGNDQVQHIEVTRDVAQRFNHLYETEVFVLPNASVLDQTAKVPGTDGEKMSKSYNNTIEIFLPEKKLKKKINSIKTDSKAVEDPKDPESCPVYALYRLFADEQHQQELAERYRAGGMGYGEAKKQVLDAALEYFGEAREKRLQLEADPDYVRDVLKAGAKAAREKGRTVLERARDACGLKQFATGQ; from the coding sequence ATGCGAGTACTTTCCGGCATTCAACCGACAGGCCGATTTCACTGGGGCAACTATTTTGGTGCCATCCAGCAATACATCGCTCTGCAAAACAACGAGCAAGCTTTCTACTTCATTGCTAATCTACATGCACTGACTACAGTTCGCGATCCAGCTCTCCTTCAGGAATACGTCTGGGAAGCAGCGGTCGATTTGTTGGCATTGGGTTTAGATCCTGATCAGGCTAGCCTGTTTGTGCAGTCTGATGTGCCGGAAATTTCTGAGCTGACTTGGTTGCTGATGACGGTCACTCAAATGCACCTCCTCGAAAAATGCCATGCCTATAAAGATAAGAAGGCCAAGGGGATTGCAGCCGATGCCGGTCTGTTCACATATCCTGTTCTGATGGCTGCCGACATTATTTTGTACGACAGCGATGTCGTTCCGGTTGGGAACGATCAGGTACAGCACATCGAAGTGACCCGGGATGTGGCCCAGCGATTTAATCATCTCTACGAAACTGAAGTGTTCGTATTGCCTAACGCAAGTGTGCTCGATCAGACCGCTAAAGTTCCCGGCACCGATGGCGAGAAAATGTCGAAAAGTTATAACAATACCATCGAAATCTTTTTGCCAGAAAAGAAGCTGAAAAAGAAGATCAATTCGATCAAAACCGATTCCAAAGCCGTCGAAGATCCCAAAGATCCCGAGTCCTGCCCGGTTTATGCTCTGTATCGTCTGTTTGCGGATGAGCAACATCAGCAGGAATTGGCAGAACGTTATCGAGCCGGTGGAATGGGATACGGTGAAGCTAAAAAACAGGTGTTGGATGCTGCTCTGGAGTACTTCGGCGAGGCTCGTGAAAAACGACTGCAACTCGAAGCGGATCCCGATTATGTTCGAGATGTCCTCAAAGCCGGAGCAAAAGCCGCCAGGGAGAAGGGCCGTACTGTTCTGGAACGTGCCCGGGATGCCTGCGGTCTGAAACAGTTTGCGACTGGTCAATAG